A stretch of DNA from Anaerobacillus isosaccharinicus:
TGATCCTGCTTCCATGCTTCGCTCTTATCTTTTGTGTTTATTGACAAGTCCGACCCTGAGTATTACAGAATGGGTGAACCAACTCCATCGTGTTCCTCTTTACACGATCCTTAGCGGCTTTGAACCTGGGGATGTTCCAGGTGTCGGTACTTTTTATGACTTCTTCAGACGGCTATCAGGTTTTGAGAAGGCTAATGTAAAACCTTTTATTAAGCTCAAACGAAAAAAGAAGCAGAAGAAAAAACCGAAAAAGGGTGAAAAAGCAACTCCTAGAAACCCTGGTATTATTAGAAAATTAGTGGATCGTCATTTACGCAATGGCTCAAAACAAAAACAATTGCCGGGAGATCAATTATACGCGTTTTTTCAATCTCAATTTCTTGAAGTTTCAGCGAGATTGGGTTTGCTTGGGGATCCCCATTCCCTTGGTGTTGTTGGAGATGGGACACCCGTGGAAACAGCGAGATACCCAAGGAGCAAACCTATTTGTGATTGTAGTGCCCAAGGACTAACGAATTGTACTCATCCTCGTCGATATTCTCAACCTGACATCGACTCAGGTTGGGATAGTTCAAGGGAGAGGTACTTCAACGGATATCATCTCTACATGATATCCACTAGCGATAGCCAATACGACTTGCCGCTATATCCACGGCTGCATCCTGCTTCCCGGCATGATTCAGTCAGCCTAGTGGTTGGTTCAATTGAATTTTCGCAACGGTACACCTTGGGCACAATTGATAAAATCCTTCTCGATGCCGCACATGATGCAGAACCGATTTACGAATTACTGGACCATCATAATGTGGAACCATTTATTGATCTTAATGTTCGAACAAAGAAAAACTTCAGTACGCAAAGTGATATTCAGATTTCTCCCCTAGGCGTTCCTATTTGTCCAATTGGAATGGAAATGAAACCCAATGGGTTTGACAAATCTCAAAACCGCCAAAAGTGGCGTTGTCCACTAGCTTGCGGAACAAAAAATACATGTTCCACTCCGTGTTCTAAAGCGAAGTATGGCCGGACATTTCATACGTTTAAGCAAGATAATCTTCGTCTGTTCACTAAAACACCGAGGTCTTCTGAAAAGTGGAAACTGATTTATAAACGAAGAACTTCAGTTGAACGTTCGAACAAAAGAGAAAAAGTCGACTATCACTTAGAATCTGGGCGTCATCGCTCTACAAAAATGTGGTATGTCCGCTTATATTCAATCATGATGTGTCAACACATAGATGCTTGGTACAGTAGTCAGAAAGAGACTTTGAACATCCAAGAAATCATCTTTTCTAAGAGCGCCTAGTCATTTTTAAAAAATAGCAGCCGTAGGCTTATTTGGTATACACTTTTTTGAAAACACTATGAAAACACATCACTTTGCTGTCCTGTTAATGAAATTCCCAGTAAATTTTTTACAAATCTTCGATAAACTCATCATTTATTCCGAGAGTCTATTTTAATAGACTCTCGGCATTTGCCGAGCCTTGTGGCTCAAGGTTTTCTTGAGCCAATTTATTTGTATCCCTCCTATTTCTAGGTGGGATTTTTACTTTAGATTTCTTTTTCAATTGGGAATTAATTGTTGAAAAATATCATAAAAAAACTAAAAAAACACTTGACTTTTTAGTGCAACCCCAATAATCGCCGAGGAGGAATTGACTTCCTAACAATACGGTGAAATGGGGGATTTAAATGAAACCTACGCTAATACCACATATCTCATATCAAAACTTCGTTTTAGACCAACTAAATACTCATTACTCAGGCGGTATACTGACTCTCGTACGAAAAGATTGGACTATTATCTCAAAGTTATGGATCACGGATCTTTCTTTTACTACTACTTGGCTTCATGATTTATATTCAGTTAAAGGTCCTGAGCCACGTGATCCTGCTTCCATGCTTCGCTCTTATCTTTTGTGTTTATTGACAAGTCCGACCCTGAGTATTACAGAATGGGTGAACCAACTCCATCGTGTTCCTCTTTACACGATCCTTAGCGGCTTTGAACCTGGGGATGTTCCAGGGGTCGGTACTTTTTATGACTTCTTCAGACGGCTATCAGGTTTTGAGAAGGCTAATGTAAAACCTTTTATTAAGCTCAAACGAAAAAAGAAGCAGAAGAAAAAACCGAAAAAGGGTGAAAAAGCAACTCCTAGAAACCCTGGTATTATTAGAAAATTAGTAGATCGTCATTTACGCCATGGTTCAAAACAAAAACAATTGCCGGGAGATCAATTATACGCGTTTTTTCAATCTCAATTTCTTGAGGTTTCAGCGAGATTGGGTTTGCTTGGAGATCCCCATTCCCTTGGTGTTGTTGGAGATGGGACACCTGTGGAAACAGCGAGTTACCCAAGAAGCAAACCTATTTGTGATTGTAGTGCCCAAGGACTAACGAATTGTACTCATCCTCGTCGATATTCTCAACCTGACATCGACTCAGGTTGGGATAGTTCAAGGGAGAGGTACTTCAACGGATATCATCTCTACATGATATCCACTAGCGATAGCCGATTCGACTTACCGCTATATCCACGGCTACATCCTGCTTCCCGGCATGATTCAGTCAGCCTAGTGGTTAGCTCAATTGAATTTTCGCAACGGTACACCTTGGGCACAATTGATAAAATCCTTCTCGATGCCGCACATGATGCAGAACCGATTTACGAATTACTGGACCATCATAATGTGGAACCGTTTATTGATCTTAATGTTCGAACAAAGAAAAACTTCAGTACGGAAAGTGATATTCAAATTTCTCCCATAGGCGTGCCTATTTGTCCAATCGGTAAGGAAATGAAACCCAACGGTTTTGACATATCTCAAAACCGCCAAAAGTGGCGTTGTCCACTAGCTTGCGGATCGAAAAATACATGTTCCACTCCGTGTTCTAAAGCGAAGTATGGCCGCACATTTCATACGTTTAAGCGAGATAATCTTCGTCT
This window harbors:
- a CDS encoding transposase, which codes for MKPALIPHISYQNFVLDQLNTHYSGGILTLVQKDWTIISKLWITDLSFTTTWLHDSYSVKGPEPRDPASMLRSYLLCLLTSPTLSITEWVNQLHRVPLYTILSGFEPGDVPGVGTFYDFFRRLSGFEKANVKPFIKLKRKKKQKKKPKKGEKATPRNPGIIRKLVDRHLRNGSKQKQLPGDQLYAFFQSQFLEVSARLGLLGDPHSLGVVGDGTPVETARYPRSKPICDCSAQGLTNCTHPRRYSQPDIDSGWDSSRERYFNGYHLYMISTSDSQYDLPLYPRLHPASRHDSVSLVVGSIEFSQRYTLGTIDKILLDAAHDAEPIYELLDHHNVEPFIDLNVRTKKNFSTQSDIQISPLGVPICPIGMEMKPNGFDKSQNRQKWRCPLACGTKNTCSTPCSKAKYGRTFHTFKQDNLRLFTKTPRSSEKWKLIYKRRTSVERSNKREKVDYHLESGRHRSTKMWYVRLYSIMMCQHIDAWYSSQKETLNIQEIIFSKSA
- a CDS encoding transposase; the protein is MKPTLIPHISYQNFVLDQLNTHYSGGILTLVRKDWTIISKLWITDLSFTTTWLHDLYSVKGPEPRDPASMLRSYLLCLLTSPTLSITEWVNQLHRVPLYTILSGFEPGDVPGVGTFYDFFRRLSGFEKANVKPFIKLKRKKKQKKKPKKGEKATPRNPGIIRKLVDRHLRHGSKQKQLPGDQLYAFFQSQFLEVSARLGLLGDPHSLGVVGDGTPVETASYPRSKPICDCSAQGLTNCTHPRRYSQPDIDSGWDSSRERYFNGYHLYMISTSDSRFDLPLYPRLHPASRHDSVSLVVSSIEFSQRYTLGTIDKILLDAAHDAEPIYELLDHHNVEPFIDLNVRTKKNFSTESDIQISPIGVPICPIGKEMKPNGFDISQNRQKWRCPLACGSKNTCSTPCSKAKYGRTFHTFKRDNLRLFTKTPRSSEKWKLIYKRRTSVERSNKREKVDYHLEAGRHRSTKMWYVRLYSIMMCQHIDAWYSSQKETLNIQEIIFTKSA